The DNA sequence TCCTAGAATTTATGCGTCCCGGCATGAATTCTTATTCGCGTACTCGCGCTTATTTAGGGCGTTTTTTGAAAAAACCTTTGCCGTTTACCACTTCTATGCAAGGCTCACCGCGCCCGATCGTGCCCTTTGGTATTTATGACGAGGTCATGCCTTTGGATATTTTGCCGACTTTGCTCTTAAAAGCTCTAATCATTAAGGATACGGATACGGCAGTACAATTAGGCGCTTTGGAATTAGCAGAAGAAGACGTAGCTTTGCTGACTTATGTCGATCCGGGCAAACATGATTTTGGGGCAATTTTGCGTGAAAATCTTGAGCAAATTGAGGAGGAAGGCTAAGTATGAAGCAATTATTTGACAAGATGGCGCCGATTTTTGAAAAAGGCGGCAAATTAGAAGCCCTTTATCCGGTTTATGAAGCGGCTGCAACGATTTTTTATAGCCCGAATTATGTGACTGCGCGTCCTTCGCATGTGCGAGACCCGATTGACTTAAAAAGGGTTATGATTCTGGTGTGGCTGGCGGCTTTCCCTGCGATGTTTTTCGGCTGGTATTTTGCCGGTTCTCAAGCCGCTTTAGCCGGCGGGATTGAACGCGGCTTTTTCGGCAATTTGATTGCCGGCGCGATTCTGCATTTGCCTGTCTATATTGTGACTTTCGCGGTCGGCGGCTTTTGGGAAGTCTTATTTGCTATTGTGCGCAAACATGAAGTTTCGGAAGGCTTTTTCGTTACCTCGATTCTGTTTTCTTTGATTCTGCCGCCTAGCATTCCTTTATGGCAAGTAGCGCTTGGTATCAGCTTCGGCGTCGTTATCGGCAAAGAAGTCTTCGGCGGCACAGGACGCAACTTTATCAATCCGGCTTTGGCAGGGCGTGCGTTTTTATATTTCGCCTATCCTGCGCAGATGTCCGGCGATAAGGTATGGGCCGGCACCGAGCAATATGTGGACGGCTATACCGGCGCGACTCCTTTGTCGCAAGCGGCGGCAGACGGCATGTCTTCGCTTAATCTGAGTTGGTGGGATGCTTTTATCGGCAATATGCCCGGCTCGGTAGGCGAAGTTTCTACCTTTGCCATTTTATTAGGCGCGGCATTTTTGCTGATTACCGGTATCGCTTCTTGGCGCATTATGCTAGGCACCTTATTAGGCTGCGTTGCCACTTCATTGCTGTTTAATATCATTGGCAGCGAAACCAATCCGATGTTTGCCATGCCGTTTTGGTGGCATATCGTCTTAGGCGGATTTGCCTTTGGTGCGGTGTTTATGGCGACTGACCCTGTCACGGCATCTGTAACGAATACCGGGCGTTATGTTTTCGGTTTCCTGATTGGCATGATGACGGTCTTGATTCGCGTGGTCAATCCGGCCTTCCCTGAGGGAATTATGTTGGCAATTATTTTTGCGAACATTTTTGCTCCTACTATCGATTATTTTGTGATGAACGCCAATATCAAGCGTCGTAAGGTGAGAACTCATGTCAGCTGAAAATAAATCTCTCGATATTTTTAAATTCGCGGGTATGGTGTGTTTAGCCTGCTCATTAGTGGTCTCTGTTTCGGCGGTCGCTTTGCGCGGTTTGCAGACGCAGAATGCGAATAATGAAATGAAGATTAATATCCTGCGCGCTGCCGGTTTGGCAGGCGCGGATGAGAAATTGTCTGCGGCAAAAATTGATGAAAAGTTCAAGGAAGTTGTACCGGTAGTGGTTGAGCTTGCCACAGGAGAATTGGATAAGAGCAAGAATCCTCTGGAATATAAAATGTATGCGGCGGCGCAAAATAATCAAGACGGGCGCGCATTAAGCGAAGATCCCGCCAATATCAAGCGCATCGCCAAACACGGCTCGGCTTATGTGTTGCTCAAAGGCGATGACATCGACCGTTTGATTTTGCCGATTCAAGGTTACGGTTTATGGTCGACGATGTATGGTTTTACCGCCTTGACCTTTAAAAATGAGCAGCCGGAGATTGCGGGCATCACTTTCTATCAACAAGCTGAAACGGCAGGTTTGGGATCGAGAATTACCGAGCCGGCTTGGCAAAGCAAATTTGAAGGTCGCCTGCCTTATGACAGTAATGGTAAGCCGCAACTGGAAATTGTCAAAACAAAGAGCAGTTATGACGACAATCAAGTCGAGGCGATTGCCGGCGCTACGTTAACCAGTAAAGGCGTTGAAAATATGATGAATTTCTGGTTGGGTGAGCAGGGCTATCAGCCTTTCGTCGAGCGGATTGTCGGCGGTGAAATCGACGCGCAGGCATTGCGCGATGCCAGTCAAGCTGCTGCAGCACAAGATCAATAATGGGGTGTGCACATGAGTGAAAAAACATATTCGTATAAAGAAATATTACTAGCGCCGATTTTTGCGAATAATCCGATCGGTTTGCAAGTATTGGGTATCTGTTCTGCTTTGGCGGTAACGGGCAGCATGAAAACGGCTTTTTTGATGAGTTTGAGTTTAACGGCGGTAACTGCCTTTTCAAATTTATTTATTAGCCTGATTCGTAACCGTATCCCTAACAGCATCCGGATTATTGTGCAAATGACGGTGGTTGCTTCTTTGGTAATTTTAGTTGATCAGTTGTTGAAAGCTTTTGCCTTTGAATTGTCTAAGCAACTTTCTGTTTTCGTCGGTTTGATTATTACCAACTGTATTGTGATGGGACGCTTGGAAGCCTATGCCATGTCTAATCCGCCTTTACCTAGCTTGATGGACGGTATCGGTAACGGTTTGGGCTATAGCGCGATGCTTTTGTCCGTAGGTACGGTACGCGAGATTTTCGGCAGCGGCACATGGTTCGGCATTCCCGTATTGCCTACCGTTGAAAGTGGCGGCTGGTATTTGCCTAACGGTCTGATGGTATTGCCTCCTAGTGCCTTCTTTGTTATCGGCTTGCTGATTTGGGCTTTGCGTACATGGAAAAGCAATCAGGTCGAGCCGCGCGAATACGTGGAAGCAAAAGCGGCTAAACCACTGGTCGGCGG is a window from the Suttonella indologenes genome containing:
- a CDS encoding NADH:ubiquinone reductase (Na(+)-transporting) subunit B, translated to MKQLFDKMAPIFEKGGKLEALYPVYEAAATIFYSPNYVTARPSHVRDPIDLKRVMILVWLAAFPAMFFGWYFAGSQAALAGGIERGFFGNLIAGAILHLPVYIVTFAVGGFWEVLFAIVRKHEVSEGFFVTSILFSLILPPSIPLWQVALGISFGVVIGKEVFGGTGRNFINPALAGRAFLYFAYPAQMSGDKVWAGTEQYVDGYTGATPLSQAAADGMSSLNLSWWDAFIGNMPGSVGEVSTFAILLGAAFLLITGIASWRIMLGTLLGCVATSLLFNIIGSETNPMFAMPFWWHIVLGGFAFGAVFMATDPVTASVTNTGRYVFGFLIGMMTVLIRVVNPAFPEGIMLAIIFANIFAPTIDYFVMNANIKRRKVRTHVS
- a CDS encoding Na(+)-translocating NADH-quinone reductase subunit C — its product is MSAENKSLDIFKFAGMVCLACSLVVSVSAVALRGLQTQNANNEMKINILRAAGLAGADEKLSAAKIDEKFKEVVPVVVELATGELDKSKNPLEYKMYAAAQNNQDGRALSEDPANIKRIAKHGSAYVLLKGDDIDRLILPIQGYGLWSTMYGFTALTFKNEQPEIAGITFYQQAETAGLGSRITEPAWQSKFEGRLPYDSNGKPQLEIVKTKSSYDDNQVEAIAGATLTSKGVENMMNFWLGEQGYQPFVERIVGGEIDAQALRDASQAAAAQDQ
- a CDS encoding NADH:ubiquinone reductase (Na(+)-transporting) subunit D — translated: MSEKTYSYKEILLAPIFANNPIGLQVLGICSALAVTGSMKTAFLMSLSLTAVTAFSNLFISLIRNRIPNSIRIIVQMTVVASLVILVDQLLKAFAFELSKQLSVFVGLIITNCIVMGRLEAYAMSNPPLPSLMDGIGNGLGYSAMLLSVGTVREIFGSGTWFGIPVLPTVESGGWYLPNGLMVLPPSAFFVIGLLIWALRTWKSNQVEPREYVEAKAAKPLVGGHPAHH